The Lycium barbarum isolate Lr01 chromosome 9, ASM1917538v2, whole genome shotgun sequence genome has a segment encoding these proteins:
- the LOC132609326 gene encoding pentatricopeptide repeat-containing protein At5g43790 gives MKSLSPKSSHPIFKLIEQCKNIATLKQVHAQMITTGLILHTYPLSRILISSSTISYALSIFNQVTNPTIFLFNTLISSSLARKEVDQTHFALALYTRILTQTTLIPNSYTYPSLFKACSSQPWLQHGRALHTHVLKFLEPPYDRFVQASLLNFYSKYGELGVSRFLFDQITKPDLASWNSILTAYAHNTSVHYEASPDNAYDSTNLSLEVLLLFSQMQKSLTCPNEVSLVALISACADLGALSQGIWAHSYVLRNGLKLNRFVGTALIAVYANCGRLGFARQVFDRLLERDTYCYNAMIRGLAVHGLGLEALDHFKKMVDLEGLVPDDVTMLVILCACSNVGLVDQGCKIFESMKEDYGIEPKLEHYGALVDLFGRAGRVKEAQEIVQTIPMKPNAVLWRSLLGAARVHGNLEVGESALKQLIQLEPETSGNYVLLSNMYASLNRWDDVKNVRKLMKDQGIDKAPGNSIVDIDGVMHEFLIGDKTHPEAKWIYVKLDEMHRRLQEHGHKSGTREVLFDIEEEEKEDALAYHSERLAIAYALIASDSDAPIRIIKNLRVCNDCHTATKLISRIYEREIIVRDRSRFHHFRNGTCSCLDYW, from the coding sequence ATGAAATCATTGAGCCCAAAATCTTCCCACCCAATTTTCAAACTCATAGAACAATGCAAAAACATAGCCACCCTCAAGCAAGTCCATGCTCAAATGATCACAACTGGGCTTATTCTCCATACTTACCCTCTCAGTCGCATTCTCATTTCATCCTCCACCATTTCCTATGCTTTAAGCATCTTCAACCAAGTAACAAATCCAACAATCTTCCTTTTCAACACCCTCATCTCATCGTCACTTGCTCGGAAAGAAGTTGATCAAACTCACTTTGCCTTAGCTCTTTACACTCGTATTCTCACGCAAACTACTCTCATACCTAACAGTTACACCTACCCTTCTCTTTTTAAGGCTTGTAGTTCTCAACCATGGCTTCAACATGGCCGAGCCTTGCACACCCATGTCTTGAAATTCCTCGAACCACCTTATGATCGTTTTGTTCAAGCCTCATTGCTTAATTTCTACTCCAAGTACGGGGAATTGGGTGTTTCAAGATTCCTCTTTGATCAAATTACTAAACCAGATTTAGCTTCTTGGAACTCCATACTTACAGCTTATGCCCATAACACTTCTGTTCACTATGAAGCCAGTCCTGATAATGCTTATGATAGCACTAATTTGTCGTTAGAGGTTTTGCTTTTGTTTAGTCAAATGCAGAAATCTTTGACTTGTCCCAATGAAGTTAGTTTGGTGGCATTGATTAGTGCTTGTGCTGATTTAGGTGCACTTAGTCAAGGAATATGGGCTCATTCTTATGTGCTTAGGAATGGTCTTAAGCTCAATCGGTTTGTTGGCACAGCATTAATTGCCGTGTATGCAAATTGTGGGCGTCTCGGTTTTGCTCGGCAGGTATTCGATCGATTGCTCGAACGAGACACTTATTGTTATAATGCCATGATTAGAGGACTTGCAGTTCACGGCCTTGGTCTGGAAGCCCTTGACCATTtcaagaaaatggtggatttagAAGGTTTGGTTCCTGACGATGTAACAATGCTAGTTATTTTGTGTGCTTGCTCTAATGTGGGGTTGGTTGATCAAGGCTGCAAAATTTTTGAGTCTATGAAGGAGGATTATGGCATTGAGCCTAAGCTTGAGCACTATGGGGCCTTAGTGGACCTATTCGGTCGAGCAGGCCGAGTAAAGGAGGCTCAGGAAATAGTTCAGACCATTCCTATGAAGCCAAATGCGGTTCTTTGGAGGTCCTTACTTGGAGCTGCTAGAGTTCATGGTAACTTAGAGGTAGGTGAATCAGCTCTGAAACAATTGATACAGCTAGAGCCAGAGACCAGTGGGAACTACGTGTTACTATCGAATATGTACGCTAGCTTGAACAGGTGGGATGATGTGAAAAATGTAAGGAAGTTGATGAAAGATCAGGGGATCGACAAAGCTCCCGGTAATAGCATTGTCGATATCGATGGTGTCATGCACGAGTTCCTTATTGGCGATAAGACTCATCCAGAAGCCAAATGGATATATGTGAAATTAGATGAGATGCATAGAAGGTTGCAAGAACACGGTCATAAGTCGGGAACAAGAGAAGTTTTGTTTGACATTGAAGAGGAAGAGAAGGAAGATGCCCTTGCATACCATAGTGAGAGGTTAGCCATTGCTTATGCTCTTATTGCTTCTGATTCTGATGCCCCTATTAGAATTATAAAGAACTTAAGGGTTTGCAATGACTGCCATACAGCTACTAAGCTTATTTCGAGGATTTATGAGAGGGAAATTATAGTAAGAGATAGATCTAGGTTTCATCACTTTAGAAATGGAACTTGTTCTTGTTTGGATTATTGGTAG